From a region of the Streptomyces caniferus genome:
- a CDS encoding FG-GAP-like repeat-containing protein: MVAGTLGAALVAAVAGSAMAAPTDGNGRGQDQPSTSAAKRSKITQGDLDGDGHADLGVGAPEGAVSGKSKAGYVGVTYGAEGGIDTKRHSTLTQASPGVPGTPEAKDGFGSTVVRGDVDGDGYADLIVAANNEAIGSTTQAGSVTIVFGSKSGLSGDAIAFHAPKVAANAHFGDQIAVGDHNKDGLSDLAISDGTKVQLVKGAKNLRQTATPKMTSVTPPGGGVSVEHLASGDINGDGYTDLVTVASEDSPSDEGTLGVLPGSSGGLKKTPLGKDIPLPFAQYRPVVGDINGDGKADVVTDTGFSDGPQEQKLRTYPGTAGGLDSAKPVDWKGKAQEGEAIRLADFDGDGHDDLVVSNTGAEAPGGYNNAGAINVLKGTANWLTDEGAQTFSLDTEGVPGSMEGNDKFGTSVSPADYNGDGKADLAVGIPNRAEGVGAAALLYAGTDGLSAKNSSLIDPSDLGSPATKGRFGTELTNPAK; the protein is encoded by the coding sequence ATGGTGGCAGGCACTCTGGGCGCCGCCTTGGTCGCGGCCGTGGCCGGCAGCGCCATGGCAGCACCGACGGACGGCAACGGGCGGGGCCAGGACCAGCCCTCCACGAGTGCTGCCAAGCGGAGCAAGATCACCCAGGGCGACCTCGACGGCGACGGCCACGCAGACCTCGGCGTGGGAGCGCCCGAGGGCGCCGTCTCCGGGAAGTCCAAGGCGGGCTACGTGGGCGTGACCTACGGCGCCGAGGGTGGCATCGACACCAAGCGGCACAGCACACTGACGCAGGCCAGCCCGGGCGTGCCCGGCACCCCGGAGGCCAAGGACGGCTTCGGCTCGACCGTGGTGCGCGGCGACGTGGACGGGGACGGTTACGCCGACCTGATCGTCGCCGCGAACAACGAGGCCATCGGCAGCACCACGCAGGCCGGTTCCGTCACGATCGTCTTCGGCTCCAAGAGCGGCCTGTCCGGCGACGCCATCGCCTTCCACGCGCCAAAGGTCGCCGCCAACGCGCACTTCGGCGACCAGATAGCCGTGGGCGACCACAACAAGGACGGCCTCAGCGACCTCGCCATCTCCGACGGCACGAAGGTGCAGCTCGTCAAGGGCGCGAAGAACCTCCGGCAGACCGCGACCCCGAAGATGACCAGCGTCACCCCGCCCGGCGGCGGCGTCAGCGTCGAACACCTGGCCTCCGGCGACATCAACGGGGACGGCTACACCGATCTCGTCACCGTCGCCTCCGAGGACTCGCCCTCCGACGAGGGCACGCTCGGCGTGCTGCCCGGCTCCTCCGGGGGCCTGAAGAAGACGCCGCTGGGCAAGGACATCCCGCTGCCGTTCGCGCAGTACCGCCCCGTGGTCGGCGACATCAACGGCGACGGGAAGGCGGACGTCGTCACGGACACCGGCTTCTCGGACGGTCCGCAGGAGCAGAAGCTGCGCACCTACCCCGGCACCGCCGGCGGGCTCGACTCCGCCAAGCCGGTGGACTGGAAGGGCAAGGCGCAGGAGGGCGAGGCCATCCGGCTCGCCGACTTCGACGGCGACGGCCACGACGACCTGGTGGTCAGCAACACCGGCGCCGAGGCGCCCGGGGGCTATAACAACGCCGGTGCCATCAACGTGCTCAAGGGCACCGCGAACTGGCTGACCGACGAGGGGGCGCAGACCTTCTCGCTCGACACCGAGGGCGTCCCTGGCTCCATGGAGGGCAACGACAAGTTCGGTACGTCCGTCTCGCCGGCCGACTACAACGGTGACGGCAAGGCGGACCTGGCCGTCGGCATCCCGAACCGCGCCGAAGGCGTCGGCGCGGCGGCCCTGCTGTACGCGGGCACCGACGGACTGAGCGCCAAGAACTCGTCACTCATCGACCCGAGTGACCTGGGTTCCCCGGCGACGAAGGGCCGCTTCGGCACGGAGCTGACGAACCCGGCGAAGTAG
- a CDS encoding transposase, which yields MGRGDLTDAEWERLRPFLPVSNRRCGWWRDHRQVIDRILHRVRTGYRTCPNGSAHERRSMT from the coding sequence ATGGGGCGGGGTGATCTGACAGATGCCGAGTGGGAACGGCTGCGGCCGTTCCTGCCGGTCAGTAACCGGCGTTGTGGATGGTGGCGGGATCACCGGCAGGTGATCGACCGGATTCTCCACCGGGTGCGAACCGGTTACAGGACCTGCCCGAACGGTTCGGCCCACGAACGACGGTCTATGACCTGA
- a CDS encoding TipAS antibiotic-recognition domain-containing protein: MGTGAVGNSYEDECRRSLAEEQAKSLAGTNNWEHVDRERVHQDWDVLYREITPFLDGGSLPGDQQIQEFVRRHFDIVCRFYTPSREAYVGMSLFYAEDEAMRAFHDSYHPGLVEFLGAAIKVFAEQGSGFAPSAGEASA, encoded by the coding sequence ATGGGAACCGGTGCCGTGGGGAACAGTTACGAGGACGAGTGTCGCCGGTCGTTGGCCGAGGAGCAGGCGAAGAGCCTTGCCGGGACCAACAACTGGGAACATGTGGACAGGGAGCGGGTCCACCAGGACTGGGACGTCCTGTACCGGGAGATCACGCCTTTCCTGGACGGCGGCTCCCTGCCCGGAGACCAGCAGATCCAGGAGTTCGTTCGCAGGCACTTCGACATCGTCTGCCGGTTCTACACCCCCTCCAGGGAGGCTTACGTCGGCATGTCGCTCTTCTACGCCGAGGACGAGGCCATGAGGGCGTTCCACGATTCCTACCACCCCGGGCTGGTGGAGTTCCTGGGCGCCGCGATCAAGGTGTTCGCCGAGCAGGGGAGCGGGTTCGCCCCCAGCGCAGGGGAGGCTTCGGCGTAG
- a CDS encoding peptidylprolyl isomerase produces the protein MAALAAVALVVSGGSVASASDVPPRTTHGPCQYTQTPDEPAARRVPLPPDPRHTPSHGTVGMAVRTSQGPLPLRLDRAKAPCTVQSFVHLARHRFYDRTVCHRLTAYPTLKVLQCGDPTSTGEGGPGYKYKDELPVDLPPAPSDPTGVRRLYGRGLLAMANAGPNTNGSQFFVVYGDSALRPNYTVFGTVGAAGLKSLDKIAAGGIEPTAQDPAPVDGTPVLRTELLSVRPSCRP, from the coding sequence ATGGCCGCATTGGCTGCGGTGGCACTGGTCGTGTCCGGGGGCAGTGTTGCCTCTGCTTCCGATGTCCCGCCGCGCACCACGCACGGTCCTTGCCAGTACACCCAGACCCCGGACGAGCCGGCGGCGCGGCGGGTTCCCCTGCCGCCCGATCCGCGGCACACCCCCAGTCACGGCACGGTCGGTATGGCTGTCCGGACCAGCCAGGGCCCGCTCCCGCTGCGTCTGGACCGGGCGAAGGCGCCGTGCACGGTCCAGAGCTTCGTACACCTGGCGCGGCACCGGTTCTACGACCGTACGGTGTGCCATCGGCTGACGGCGTATCCGACGCTGAAGGTCCTGCAGTGTGGCGACCCGACCAGTACCGGTGAGGGTGGGCCGGGGTACAAGTACAAGGACGAGCTGCCGGTGGACCTGCCGCCGGCGCCGAGCGATCCGACCGGCGTCCGTCGCCTTTACGGGCGCGGCTTGCTGGCGATGGCCAACGCCGGGCCGAACACGAACGGTTCGCAATTCTTCGTTGTCTACGGCGACTCCGCGCTGCGACCGAACTACACGGTGTTCGGCACGGTCGGAGCCGCCGGCCTGAAGTCTCTCGACAAGATCGCCGCTGGCGGTATCGAACCAACTGCGCAGGACCCGGCGCCTGTCGACGGCACGCCTGTGCTGCGGACCGAGCTGCTCAGCGTCCGGCCGTCCTGCCGGCCCTGA
- a CDS encoding serine hydrolase domain-containing protein → MTHSRLCRAAATTAAAGMFALPIAGVTGCGGPAVLAKPSPSVSTSASPDEVRDITPGVTQQLDAVVQRIMREANIPGVTVGLWTPDGNYVRSFGLADQTNGQAMSPDLYTRIGSVTKTFTVTALLQLVDRHKVNLDDPIGKYVEGVPNGSKITLRELAGMRSGLFNYSKDEAFYEALTTDPHQPFAPKELLGYAFQNHVLFPPGKKFEYSNTNLILLGLVIEKVTGQQLHDYIKKDLLEPTGLDHTLLPVDATFPTPHAQGYTTQTANGDIQDAADWNPSWAWAAGGMISNLQDLRVWARAVATGKLPGGGDLISPDLQKQRLTTPPTPIPGIGYGLGIFSVQGWIGHNGSLPGYESLVVYLPSARATLVVLLNTDIDHDNQEPTTLFGEEITKIVTPGHVFNLPAEPAAR, encoded by the coding sequence ATGACGCATTCGCGTTTGTGTCGGGCTGCTGCGACGACTGCCGCGGCAGGGATGTTCGCACTGCCGATCGCGGGCGTGACCGGGTGCGGTGGCCCCGCCGTGCTGGCGAAACCGTCGCCGTCCGTTTCCACATCGGCGTCCCCCGACGAGGTCCGTGACATCACCCCTGGCGTGACGCAGCAACTCGACGCCGTCGTCCAGCGGATCATGCGGGAGGCGAACATCCCGGGTGTGACCGTGGGACTGTGGACGCCCGACGGTAACTATGTGCGGTCCTTCGGGCTCGCCGACCAGACCAACGGCCAGGCCATGTCCCCGGATCTGTACACGCGGATCGGGAGCGTGACAAAGACGTTCACCGTGACGGCGCTGCTGCAGTTGGTCGACCGGCACAAGGTGAACCTGGACGATCCGATCGGGAAGTACGTCGAAGGCGTACCCAACGGAAGCAAGATCACCCTGCGCGAGCTGGCCGGGATGCGCAGCGGCCTGTTCAACTACTCCAAGGACGAGGCCTTCTACGAGGCACTGACGACCGACCCACACCAGCCGTTTGCCCCGAAGGAGTTGCTCGGCTACGCCTTCCAGAATCATGTCCTGTTCCCGCCGGGAAAGAAGTTCGAGTACTCCAACACCAACCTCATCCTGCTCGGCCTCGTCATCGAGAAGGTCACCGGTCAGCAACTGCACGACTACATCAAGAAGGACCTCCTTGAACCGACCGGCCTGGACCACACGCTCCTGCCGGTCGACGCCACGTTCCCGACCCCGCACGCGCAGGGATACACGACCCAGACCGCGAACGGCGACATCCAGGACGCGGCCGACTGGAACCCTTCATGGGCCTGGGCGGCCGGCGGGATGATCTCCAATCTGCAGGACCTGCGCGTATGGGCGCGTGCGGTGGCCACGGGCAAACTGCCCGGCGGTGGCGACCTGATCAGTCCCGACCTGCAGAAGCAGCGGCTCACCACTCCCCCGACCCCCATCCCGGGCATCGGGTACGGCCTCGGCATCTTCAGCGTCCAGGGGTGGATCGGGCACAACGGTTCGCTGCCGGGCTACGAGTCCCTGGTGGTCTATCTGCCGTCGGCACGGGCGACCCTCGTCGTCCTGTTGAACACCGATATCGACCATGACAACCAGGAGCCCACCACGCTTTTCGGCGAGGAGATCACGAAGATCGTCACGCCGGGCCACGTCTTCAACCTGCCCGCGGAGCCCGCGGCCAGGTAG
- a CDS encoding nuclear transport factor 2 family protein, translating into MDGRPRSGRGRGTYVLVNHAGTWQMLHEHLSASPGGAIDP; encoded by the coding sequence ATTGACGGCCGGCCGCGATCAGGAAGAGGCCGCGGCACCTACGTGCTCGTCAACCACGCCGGAACCTGGCAGATGCTTCACGAACACCTCAGCGCATCACCGGGCGGCGCCATCGATCCATAG
- a CDS encoding NADP-dependent oxidoreductase, producing MKAIVATDQGAEAAGIKLAERPEPTPAINDVVVEVHASGFVPAEWEWPSTWVDRSGHDRAQAIIGHEFAGVVTSLGYGTTGLSLGQRVFGITDWHRDGTLAEYAAVEARNLAPLPGAVDFTVGASLPISGLTAWQGLFQHGRLQAGQSVLAHGAAGAVGSVVTQLAREFGAYVIGTGREPDRQAALDFGANEFLALDHEDLEDIGGDLVFDVIGGDIQRRSASIIRPGGTLVSVVGPAETRPVDGLAVDFVVESVPSQLVEIVDRVRDGRLRTHIGTVATLDDAVPALNPTERRKGKTVIRVRP from the coding sequence ATGAAGGCAATCGTCGCGACTGATCAGGGCGCGGAAGCGGCCGGGATCAAGCTGGCGGAGCGGCCTGAGCCGACGCCGGCGATCAACGACGTCGTCGTTGAAGTCCATGCGTCGGGCTTCGTCCCGGCAGAGTGGGAGTGGCCCTCGACGTGGGTCGATCGCTCCGGTCACGACCGGGCCCAGGCGATCATCGGCCACGAGTTCGCCGGAGTGGTCACCTCCCTCGGCTACGGCACGACGGGACTCTCGCTGGGCCAGCGGGTGTTCGGGATCACGGACTGGCACCGCGATGGAACCCTGGCCGAGTACGCGGCCGTGGAGGCACGTAACCTCGCGCCACTGCCCGGGGCCGTCGACTTCACGGTGGGTGCGAGCCTGCCGATCTCCGGCCTGACCGCATGGCAGGGCCTGTTCCAGCACGGTCGTCTTCAGGCGGGGCAGAGCGTCCTCGCACACGGCGCCGCCGGCGCGGTCGGATCTGTGGTGACGCAGCTCGCCCGGGAGTTCGGCGCCTACGTCATCGGTACCGGGCGGGAGCCGGACCGTCAGGCGGCGCTCGACTTCGGCGCGAACGAGTTCCTCGCCCTCGACCACGAGGATCTCGAAGACATCGGAGGGGACCTGGTCTTCGATGTCATCGGTGGTGACATCCAGAGGCGCTCGGCGAGCATCATCCGGCCTGGCGGGACGCTGGTGTCGGTGGTCGGGCCTGCTGAGACTCGCCCTGTCGACGGTCTCGCGGTCGACTTCGTCGTCGAGTCCGTTCCGAGTCAGCTGGTGGAGATCGTCGACCGGGTACGGGACGGGCGCCTTCGCACGCACATTGGAACCGTCGCGACCCTCGACGACGCCGTCCCCGCGCTCAACCCGACCGAGCGGCGCAAGGGCAAGACCGTCATTCGCGTGCGCCCCTGA
- a CDS encoding peptidoglycan-binding protein, whose product MTAIIAYDRTVANLIDKLSATGHVTHKSYRKTSVTLHHNAGRYSHQGLLKLWTKRPASAHFDVDAAGAVAQYVKVNEYAWAVGDVPGNQRSISIEMANATLGPGWTVAEVTWTNAARLAGWLFAKVIGERPTKSNLFYHHHWSSTECAGPYMDQIYDKALAAAQEAYDHFKDSHPAPGPDTEPFPGESFFDTGRKSPIIAAMHHRLVAEGCNRYESSVNADAWGPGDVKSYAAWQEKLGFEGDDANGLPGKTSWDKLQVPNV is encoded by the coding sequence ATGACCGCCATCATCGCTTACGACCGTACCGTCGCGAACCTCATCGACAAGCTCAGCGCGACGGGCCACGTCACCCACAAGTCCTACAGGAAGACGTCGGTCACGCTGCACCACAATGCCGGCCGGTATTCGCACCAGGGTTTGCTCAAACTCTGGACGAAGCGTCCGGCTTCGGCCCACTTCGACGTGGACGCCGCCGGTGCCGTCGCTCAGTACGTCAAGGTGAACGAGTACGCCTGGGCCGTCGGCGACGTGCCCGGCAACCAGAGGTCGATCAGTATCGAAATGGCGAACGCAACGCTCGGGCCCGGCTGGACGGTCGCCGAGGTCACCTGGACGAACGCCGCACGACTAGCTGGCTGGCTCTTCGCCAAGGTGATCGGCGAACGCCCCACCAAGAGCAACCTCTTCTACCACCACCACTGGTCCTCCACCGAGTGCGCCGGCCCGTACATGGACCAGATCTACGACAAGGCCCTCGCGGCGGCTCAGGAGGCGTACGACCACTTCAAGGATTCACACCCCGCCCCCGGGCCGGATACCGAGCCGTTCCCTGGTGAGTCGTTCTTCGACACGGGACGGAAATCGCCGATCATCGCCGCAATGCACCATCGGCTCGTCGCCGAAGGCTGCAACCGGTACGAGTCGAGCGTCAACGCCGACGCATGGGGTCCGGGCGATGTGAAGTCCTACGCCGCCTGGCAGGAGAAGCTCGGCTTCGAAGGCGACGATGCCAACGGCCTGCCCGGCAAGACCAGTTGGGACAAGCTGCAGGTCCCCAACGTCTGA
- a CDS encoding phage tail tip lysozyme — protein sequence MNGKYSNIEAGRLPADANCPGRGLGYAPVAVAVVPSAGDWTMVGTDDRMRYCMRQLVDRYGFPPAGAAGIVGNLWAESAILPNRIEGSSPSTPMRAKNFAGVTTNFAAAQIMDRKSPHQGPKLPGVGLAQWTSPSRRSGLFRHVYNGSPLGADVLLNMDAQLDYLDHELRTSYPGVHQVLSSPVVSVEAASDEVVYNYEVPGAILGGHSKLPRADARVQTVFKQRRSPSNRALTAYQSGGGPAGPATFEPFPGESFFDTGRKSPIIAAMHHRLVAEGCNRYQSSVNADVWGPGDVKSYAAWQEKLGFEGDDVNGIPGKTSWDTLQVPNV from the coding sequence ATGAACGGCAAATATTCGAACATCGAAGCAGGGCGTCTTCCAGCCGATGCCAACTGTCCCGGTCGCGGACTGGGATACGCGCCCGTCGCGGTCGCGGTGGTTCCGTCGGCTGGCGACTGGACAATGGTCGGAACCGACGACCGCATGCGTTACTGCATGAGGCAACTTGTCGACCGGTACGGTTTTCCGCCCGCAGGCGCCGCCGGGATCGTCGGGAACTTGTGGGCAGAGTCGGCCATTCTGCCGAATCGCATCGAGGGCAGCTCGCCGTCCACCCCGATGCGAGCGAAGAACTTCGCCGGAGTAACCACGAATTTCGCAGCCGCCCAAATCATGGATCGGAAATCACCTCATCAGGGGCCCAAGCTACCCGGCGTCGGCCTCGCCCAGTGGACTTCGCCCTCTCGGCGGTCGGGACTTTTCAGGCACGTTTACAACGGATCTCCGCTCGGGGCGGATGTCCTGTTGAACATGGATGCCCAACTGGACTATCTCGACCACGAATTGCGTACGAGCTACCCCGGAGTCCATCAGGTTCTTTCCAGCCCGGTGGTGTCGGTTGAGGCTGCAAGCGACGAAGTCGTTTACAACTACGAAGTTCCGGGGGCCATTCTCGGCGGCCACAGCAAACTGCCACGTGCCGACGCCCGCGTGCAGACGGTCTTCAAGCAACGCCGCTCACCATCGAACAGGGCACTGACCGCCTACCAGTCAGGTGGCGGCCCCGCCGGCCCCGCCACCTTCGAGCCGTTCCCTGGTGAGTCGTTCTTCGACACGGGACGGAAATCGCCGATCATCGCCGCAATGCACCATCGGCTCGTCGCCGAAGGCTGCAACCGGTACCAGTCGAGCGTCAACGCCGACGTATGGGGTCCGGGCGATGTGAAGTCCTACGCCGCCTGGCAGGAGAAGCTCGGCTTCGAAGGTGACGATGTCAACGGCATCCCCGGCAAGACGAGTTGGGACACACTGCAGGTCCCCAACGTCTAG
- a CDS encoding winged helix-turn-helix domain-containing protein: MRITISPLPACFLCCAEHLRGSDEGIGRLISAPGGRLREEFSVQPRTDKRPAPWLAEAMDADPRAVRRLAVALYDCHRVAVAPYWRRIDQHLQGEVARRGRLMVQGGVGKLLNSLRPMAVWNPPVLEIPDYRPLTHPEADFHTSGRGLVLAPSVFCGPIPQLFTSPQAESVLMVYPALNNPVDAAALWAPPADTRRGDAPVPPALSALLGRARALVLCVIADHPACTTTQLAQRARISPASASEHATTLRSAGLTTLTRERKAALHTLTHLGLTLLNTNGSAPPSA; encoded by the coding sequence ATGCGCATAACGATCTCTCCTTTGCCTGCGTGTTTTCTGTGTTGTGCCGAGCATTTGCGTGGTTCGGACGAGGGCATAGGGCGGCTGATCAGTGCGCCAGGCGGGCGGCTGCGCGAGGAATTCTCCGTACAGCCGCGCACGGACAAGCGCCCAGCGCCGTGGCTGGCCGAAGCGATGGATGCAGACCCGCGGGCGGTGCGAAGACTGGCTGTCGCGCTGTACGACTGCCACCGCGTCGCGGTGGCCCCCTACTGGCGACGTATCGACCAGCACCTTCAGGGGGAGGTGGCACGGCGTGGGCGGCTCATGGTGCAGGGCGGGGTGGGGAAACTGCTGAACAGCCTGCGCCCGATGGCCGTGTGGAACCCCCCGGTGCTGGAGATCCCGGACTATCGGCCCCTGACCCACCCGGAAGCCGACTTCCACACCTCGGGCCGTGGACTCGTTTTGGCTCCCTCGGTATTCTGCGGGCCGATTCCCCAGCTGTTCACCAGCCCCCAGGCCGAGTCGGTTCTCATGGTGTATCCGGCTCTGAACAACCCTGTCGACGCGGCTGCCCTATGGGCTCCTCCCGCCGATACCCGCCGGGGCGATGCTCCGGTGCCACCAGCTCTGTCCGCGCTACTCGGCCGTGCCAGGGCCCTCGTGCTGTGTGTCATAGCCGACCATCCCGCGTGCACTACTACGCAGCTCGCACAGCGAGCGCGCATATCGCCAGCCAGTGCCAGCGAGCACGCCACCACCCTCCGAAGCGCCGGGCTGACCACTCTCACACGGGAGCGGAAAGCTGCCCTTCATACGTTGACTCACCTCGGCCTCACCCTGCTGAACACCAACGGTTCGGCTCCCCCCAGCGCCTGA
- a CDS encoding CU044_2847 family protein yields MTEHDRTVGETVVVPVTQDGVRIQVFAGSAEAAVDGEETEIGARRPGLDQVISGLNAVARAVGEQARQSTASKVTLEFGCDIALESGSLVAAIGKASAKSAFKVTLEWDSTSA; encoded by the coding sequence ATGACAGAGCACGACCGCACCGTGGGAGAGACCGTGGTGGTCCCGGTGACCCAGGACGGGGTGCGCATCCAGGTGTTCGCAGGCTCCGCCGAGGCCGCGGTGGACGGCGAGGAGACCGAGATCGGCGCCCGTCGCCCCGGCCTCGACCAGGTCATATCGGGGCTGAACGCGGTGGCGCGGGCCGTGGGCGAGCAAGCCCGGCAGAGCACGGCGAGCAAAGTGACGCTGGAGTTCGGCTGCGACATCGCCCTGGAGTCGGGCTCTCTGGTGGCCGCCATCGGCAAGGCGAGCGCCAAGTCGGCGTTCAAGGTCACGCTCGAATGGGACAGCACCTCGGCGTGA